A window of Mucilaginibacter paludis DSM 18603 contains these coding sequences:
- a CDS encoding type I restriction-modification system subunit M, producing the protein MSADEIANKLWNLCNVLRDDGVTYHQYLNELTYILFLRLSEIKKFENELPEGYRWSSLKAIKDNKELFDTYRELLATISTKSENPTIKEIYTNASTTLRKPVNLRTLITSIDLIDWFDEQEQDKIATIYEELLEKNASEKKSGAGQYFTPRPLINVMVDLLVPKLGERWNDPAAGTFGFMIAADYYLKEKHHHYFELGSKERKFQVDEAFSGCELVQDAHRLALMNAKLHGLESRIEMGDTLSELGKSFKNFDGVLANPPFGTKQGGERPTRDDFTYPTSNKQLNFLQHIYPVAS; encoded by the coding sequence ATGAGTGCAGATGAAATAGCTAACAAACTTTGGAATTTATGTAATGTATTACGGGACGATGGTGTAACATATCACCAGTATCTTAATGAATTAACTTACATACTCTTTTTAAGATTATCAGAAATAAAAAAATTTGAAAATGAACTTCCGGAAGGATATCGTTGGTCATCTTTAAAAGCAATCAAAGACAATAAGGAGTTATTTGATACCTATCGCGAACTTTTAGCAACAATAAGTACTAAGTCTGAGAACCCTACAATTAAAGAAATCTACACCAACGCTTCCACTACTTTGAGAAAGCCTGTAAATCTAAGAACTCTAATTACGAGTATAGACTTGATTGATTGGTTTGATGAACAAGAACAAGATAAGATAGCTACTATATATGAGGAGCTATTGGAAAAAAATGCAAGTGAAAAGAAAAGTGGTGCAGGCCAATATTTTACTCCCCGGCCTCTAATTAATGTAATGGTTGATCTGCTTGTTCCAAAACTTGGGGAACGATGGAACGATCCAGCAGCTGGAACATTTGGATTTATGATAGCCGCGGACTATTATTTAAAAGAGAAACATCATCATTATTTTGAATTAGGAAGCAAAGAGCGTAAATTTCAAGTTGACGAAGCTTTTAGCGGTTGTGAACTAGTACAGGATGCACATCGATTAGCATTGATGAATGCAAAATTGCATGGTCTGGAGAGCCGTATCGAAATGGGCGATACCTTATCAGAATTAGGAAAATCATTTAAAAATTTTGATGGTGTCTTAGCAAATCCCCCTTTTGGAACTAAGCAAGGTGGGGAGCGACCGACCCGCGACGATTTCACTTATCCCACAAGTAATAAACAATTGAATTTTTTACAGCACATTTACCCGGTCGCTTCATAA